A single region of the Pelorhabdus rhamnosifermentans genome encodes:
- a CDS encoding class I SAM-dependent rRNA methyltransferase — MGKKKKSEINEVPVMVSTDDEEGMKIPRVVLRKGGTHRVEEGHAWIFQNEIDYIDSEFEPGDIVDVYTARHVFVGRGYINPKSQIIVRILTRKAEKIDAEFFKQRILTAWNYRQQFLQEPEYCRLVYSEADFLPGLIIDKFGDIFVLQTLALGMDIHKATIVAILEELFHPIGIYERNDVSVRKLEGLPLTTGYLKGNFDPVLIVKENGFLFETNVVTGQKTGFFYDQRENRTVLKNIVQGKNVLDCFCNTGSFAIHAAKYGASHVTSIDISEEAIGLARHNAVLNQVEESCTFMVANAFDYLRSPSAKAQSYDVVILDPPAFTKSKSAIEGAIRGYKEINLQGLKLVKPGGFLITCSCSFHMDRELFRDIVLVAACDAHRTIREVEYRTQAKDHPILPAIPETHYLKFLAVQVF; from the coding sequence ATGAAGAAGGTATGAAGATTCCCCGTGTTGTTCTTCGCAAGGGTGGGACGCACCGGGTAGAAGAGGGACATGCTTGGATATTTCAAAATGAAATTGATTATATCGACAGTGAGTTTGAGCCTGGTGATATTGTAGATGTTTATACAGCGCGGCACGTTTTTGTTGGGCGCGGTTATATTAACCCCAAGTCACAGATTATTGTCAGGATTCTTACAAGGAAGGCTGAGAAGATTGATGCCGAGTTTTTTAAACAGCGTATCCTTACGGCGTGGAATTATCGTCAGCAATTTTTACAGGAACCTGAATATTGTCGTTTGGTTTATAGCGAAGCCGACTTTCTACCTGGACTTATTATTGATAAGTTTGGTGATATTTTTGTATTGCAGACACTTGCTTTAGGCATGGATATACATAAAGCAACTATTGTGGCTATTTTAGAGGAATTGTTTCATCCTATCGGTATTTATGAACGCAATGATGTTTCTGTTCGTAAATTGGAAGGATTGCCACTTACTACAGGCTATCTCAAAGGAAATTTTGATCCAGTTTTGATTGTCAAAGAAAATGGTTTTTTATTTGAGACCAATGTGGTCACAGGTCAAAAGACAGGATTTTTTTATGATCAGCGAGAAAATCGAACAGTTTTAAAAAATATTGTTCAGGGCAAAAATGTTTTGGACTGTTTTTGTAATACCGGTTCTTTTGCTATACATGCTGCAAAATATGGTGCAAGCCATGTTACGAGTATTGATATTTCAGAAGAGGCCATTGGCTTAGCTCGCCATAATGCTGTCCTTAATCAGGTAGAAGAGTCCTGTACGTTTATGGTCGCTAATGCTTTTGATTATTTGCGCTCCCCTTCGGCTAAGGCGCAAAGTTATGATGTTGTTATTCTTGATCCACCAGCTTTTACGAAAAGTAAAAGTGCTATTGAAGGGGCTATTCGCGGCTATAAGGAAATTAATTTACAAGGCTTGAAACTTGTTAAGCCTGGCGGTTTTCTTATTACTTGTTCTTGTTCCTTTCACATGGATCGCGAGCTGTTTCGTGACATTGTTTTAGTGGCTGCTTGCGACGCCCATCGCACCATTCGTGAAGTGGAATATCGTACGCAGGCTAAAGATCATCCGATTTTACCTGCTATTCCTGAGACTCATTACTTGAAATTTTTAGCTGTACAGGTGTTTTAA
- a CDS encoding CtsR family transcriptional regulator — MGNVADMIEQFILKKLSSQKDDILILRRNELAGWIECAPSQVSYVLSTRFTIERGFIVESRRGSGGFVRIARLPLEEIVHHQTDETDEEGCTYEEALGLVERLKEQRFITQREAALIEYFFSIFYETVRPEDRVELLRSVLLVLAKQS; from the coding sequence GTGGGAAATGTGGCCGACATGATTGAGCAATTTATCTTGAAGAAATTGTCTAGCCAAAAAGATGATATATTGATTTTACGTCGAAATGAACTTGCCGGTTGGATCGAATGCGCTCCGTCTCAAGTAAGTTATGTCTTAAGTACCCGTTTTACTATTGAACGTGGTTTTATCGTAGAATCCCGGCGCGGTTCAGGTGGTTTTGTCCGTATTGCTCGCTTACCACTAGAAGAAATTGTTCATCACCAAACAGATGAAACAGATGAAGAAGGCTGTACTTATGAGGAAGCACTCGGTTTAGTGGAACGATTGAAAGAGCAGCGCTTTATTACGCAGCGTGAAGCGGCCCTTATTGAATACTTTTTTTCGATTTTTTATGAAACGGTCCGGCCGGAAGATCGAGTAGAACTACTTCGTTCGGTATTACTTGTGCTGGCCAAGCAGTCTTAG
- a CDS encoding UvrB/UvrC motif-containing protein, whose product MLCDECKKRQATVHVIKIMNNQKIEQNLCEVCANSAGLMVFAVNPQSFTVQDFLKGMFHHISHEEPPTTVACPDCGMTYQDFSRSGKIGCSTCYKTFSSELETVIRRIHGTSAHTGKVPHRSGEVLEAKQQLKRLRQLLEKAIEKEEYENAAKIRDEIRSLEKVKVKQKGDDKGE is encoded by the coding sequence ATGTTATGTGATGAGTGTAAAAAACGACAGGCAACAGTGCATGTCATTAAAATTATGAATAACCAAAAAATTGAACAAAATTTATGTGAAGTTTGTGCCAATTCGGCAGGCTTAATGGTTTTTGCAGTGAATCCCCAATCATTTACTGTGCAGGATTTTTTAAAGGGTATGTTTCATCATATTTCGCATGAAGAACCTCCAACGACAGTAGCTTGTCCTGATTGTGGGATGACTTATCAAGATTTTAGTCGTAGTGGAAAAATTGGCTGCAGTACTTGTTATAAAACATTTTCATCCGAACTGGAAACAGTTATTCGGCGTATTCATGGTACGAGTGCTCATACAGGGAAGGTACCGCACCGCAGTGGTGAAGTACTTGAAGCTAAGCAACAGTTGAAACGGCTGAGACAGTTGCTGGAAAAGGCAATAGAAAAAGAAGAATATGAGAATGCTGCTAAAATACGGGATGAAATTCGTTCTTTAGAAAAAGTGAAAGTAAAGCAGAAAGGGGATGATAAGGGTGAATAA
- a CDS encoding protein arginine kinase, translating into MIRVNKLFSDPLQPWMRGGGPEGDIILSSRVRLARNLEGVPFPNRNYGKELSSVVEKIRQVQPAFEVVGQHYDLIEMDELSQLEQSVLVEKHLISPNLVNNALHRAVFVRQDGAVSIMVNEEDHLRIQCLESGLDLKSALSSANKIDDLLEESLTFAFSEQLGYLTACPTNVGTGMRASCMLHLPALVITKQISRIISAATQLGLAVRGFYGEGTEAIGNVFQISNQLTLGYTEEEIVDSLNGVVLQFVEQERAARKLLVEQSKVAVADRIWRSYGVLRYAQTMSGQEALGRLSEVRLGIDLGIITGLAPEIYNELLVTTRPHYMANLAGTKDMDAVTRDTVRAKIIREKLTYREQGGDE; encoded by the coding sequence ATGATAAGGGTGAATAAACTGTTTTCTGATCCTCTTCAACCGTGGATGAGAGGCGGCGGTCCGGAAGGAGATATTATTCTTTCCAGTCGCGTGCGACTGGCTCGTAATCTTGAAGGCGTTCCTTTTCCAAATCGTAATTACGGAAAAGAGTTATCGTCAGTAGTGGAAAAAATTCGTCAGGTTCAGCCAGCGTTTGAAGTTGTAGGGCAGCATTATGACTTAATTGAAATGGATGAGTTATCCCAACTAGAACAAAGTGTGCTTGTTGAGAAACATTTGATTAGTCCCAATTTAGTAAATAATGCCCTTCATCGCGCTGTGTTTGTCAGGCAAGATGGTGCTGTGAGCATTATGGTTAATGAAGAGGATCATCTACGTATTCAATGCCTGGAATCCGGTCTGGATTTAAAGTCAGCTCTTAGCAGCGCCAATAAGATTGACGACTTGTTAGAAGAAAGTTTAACATTTGCTTTTAGTGAGCAGCTGGGTTATTTAACAGCTTGTCCAACGAATGTGGGTACAGGAATGCGTGCTTCCTGTATGCTTCATTTACCCGCCTTAGTGATTACTAAACAAATTAGCCGGATTATTAGTGCTGCTACGCAACTTGGATTGGCTGTGCGTGGTTTTTATGGTGAAGGGACAGAGGCCATCGGAAATGTTTTTCAAATATCCAATCAGCTGACGCTAGGTTATACAGAAGAAGAGATTGTCGATAGTCTAAATGGTGTGGTACTGCAATTTGTTGAGCAAGAAAGGGCAGCGCGCAAGTTGCTTGTTGAGCAATCCAAGGTGGCTGTGGCTGATCGTATTTGGCGATCTTACGGTGTCTTGCGTTATGCTCAGACTATGTCTGGACAGGAAGCTCTAGGTAGGCTCAGTGAGGTTCGCCTGGGAATTGATTTGGGTATTATTACGGGCTTAGCTCCTGAAATCTATAATGAACTGCTTGTTACAACGCGTCCTCATTATATGGCAAATCTTGCGGGGACAAAGGACATGGATGCAGTGACACGCGATACAGTTCGGGCGAAAATTATTCGGGAAAAACTTACGTACAGAGAACAAGGAGGAGATGAATGA